GAGATTTGATCAGAGTGTTTGAAAGGGGACTAAGCTGGAAAGGGAAGCCGTTCGCATCGATGAATTGCAAATAGTGCAAAAGCGATAACTAAAATCAGATAAGGCAGATGCTCGCAACCCTTTGCGTACAACAACGATCTTGTACTACTTTATGCAAATACCAAATCATTAAAGCTACACACCTAGAACTGTAAATACACCGAGTTATTGAATTATTCGCCTTTATCTTGCCACTTTGATGATGATGACACGTTACAAAAATatgttgtaataaaattctgtCGTTCTGTCTAccaaaataatttgtaacaaaaacaaaaaaaaaaaaagaaatattatagtagaaGAAACCGGCAAAGCAACGATCAGCGATCAGAATTCGCGTTCACGAAAATGAAGATAAACATCTGGGTTTATGTTTATATGTATCTTGGAATTTCTCGAGGGAATTCATCGTGCGCGGTCATAAAGCAACGATCGCTATTAGCACCGCAGCGCAATTTTCCATCCCTGGCACCACGTTCGCCCTTAGAATAGAATCTTCCGTCcgctaaaaagaaaattacgcCACAGCAAACAGAATCATATCCTGCAGTCTTCTAATCGTAATTTTCAAGCCGAATTGTACGCTGATACGAATGcgataatatttacaaagatACATACACGTACGCCCAACTTTTGAATCATGACCAGGTAAGAAGATCAGAGGAAATATGGTACGAGCGACGCGGTCTTTTGAAAATTcgctacaaaaataataaaaaaatctttgaaatttccCTTCGTAATCGCAATTTTAAGAGATAGAATTGAACAACGTAAACTGgctacaaaatgaaatattacattcACGTAACGATGGCTTTCAACGAGTTAATTTAACACCATTTTCTATATCTTGGCAAAGTATATTTACGATGAATTGTTATTATGTACTGTATACTACCGTGATACGTTCAGTCGACCAAAGTTTTCATATACTTGCGGCGATCGTCTATTTCGTTCTGTCCTGTTTACTTTACGAATCTCTGGGATTAACCGCTTCTTTACGCTCATAGAAACTTTTGTCGGTTTGAAATTCACAGAAATTCTGAGTACTTTCGAACTGATAAAAACTTTGAGTACTGTACTTTACAACTGGCAGAAACAAGAGCGCTATTTTCCGCTCCATTTATCGTAACTTTCGTTTCACATTGCCATTATCATCTCGCGCAGCTTTTCTCCGTATCAAGTTCGAGTTTATTTCCTAACGAAATAGCAAATGGTGCAAAGTTGGAAGGAAAGAATCGCAAGTACGGCATCTTCGCACAGCTTAACGCAGCTTTTATCTTTCCCGCCCATCCTTGAATCGTATCGATCCTCGAGATCTCTCCGCACCAAGCAAGAGCCCATAAGAGCGGAAGAAAAACCGATAATTTCCAGAGTTACAGCTCGTTTCAGTTGATCAAGTTTATAAGCAAAGAAGGCTGCGCACGTTGCTTCTTCTGCCATGTCGAGAATACCGGACCATAGAACTCTCCATATCTGGATAAGTAAACTGGCTTTGCTGGACAAGAAACGCCACTTGCCATCTCTTTATCAGAGAAATAAAGTACCACAGGGCAGATCCGAACGTTTATCACGTGCTGCTGGAATTTAAATAACCTTAGTCCTCTAATGTCCTGTAATATCTTTAGCACGCGCTTcgaaatacatataatgttagtaataaaaaatgatcgaGATACATCtacatatttgtaataaacgGAAGTTTATCAagataattatagaaaaatgagCTACGCCTGAAAAGGATGCTTTTGAGAGAAATGATTCCTTCGGGAACTATTTATTATCTTGcttggaatttttttaattaaacttacgatataacaaaaaatataattaaatcttTAAAATGAAACAGCAGGGAAGATGATATAAGATGACAAGAGGCTAAAGATAGTGTCCAGACATTAGCTCTTGAGACGGCCATCTCAGAAACACTGAACAATAGGTCCACTTCGAAAGACACACTCCTAGACCTTTTTTACATTCGTGTTTACTTTCTTCGCAATGTGCAATAATCAATAATGCATTACCCGTGAAATTTTCATCCAAACTATCtatagaaatacaaatatttccttATGACAAACAGAGATACACGCTAATTGACGGGTTTACACGGTAAACGATGTAAATAGTTTTAGTGGAAAAGAATATAATGTCATGTTGAATGTAGTGTTAAAAGTTAAAGTCGTCAATTTCTCGGAATTAGTAGGCACCCAATCAACTCCAAATTCACTTCGCAGGAAGCCAACCATTATGAATCGAAGCAAACGCGAAATGTGGAAAGAACGTTCGATCGTAGCAACAAGACATTGGCGAAACATGTTATTATTGATATAGATGACACATGCAGATTTTCACTCGAATTACTAGAAAATCCTATAACAATCTGTTTGCGATAATCATAAAGTGCCTCGTAGGAAAATTTATCTCGTTCGTTATTTAATACGTTGCAATTACCTAATTACTTAATATCTAACGCGATATACCAGTTGCATAACGattaaatagaatagaatacgAAATACTTCTCCGTTATTTTTCGCAAGAACGTACAAGATTTTTAAAGAAAGTATAGAGACCTAATGTGTGGTAGGAAGAAGCAATCCCTATCAAAGGTATTActtaaatttcgtttcgttttctttcgtcAAACAGCTGTTCAATGTCGCAGAAAAGCTCGCTTGTCTTCCAATTGCATCGTGGAAAAAACTAATCGTCGAAAGAACCGCCCGTTTCCAAACCAAATCAGGATGGACGAACAAACCAGTAGGAGGCTCGTGATTGGTCATCGTTGAAGCTGACAAAATGCAAGATTTTGCGAAATGCAGACTCTACCCGTTTCAGCAAAATCATTCTACCGGTGGAAGGAAACGTACTCGTCACGGCACTCGTTTTCGAATAGGAGATACGTATACGCTGGGACCACGTGTTCCTTTCGCTCTCTTTTTCAACTTTCTTTCGTCGCACCGGTGTCGTAGCGAGTTCTAAATAGACTAAGACAGTCACCATCATCGCGACGCCACCACTGCTGACTCCGGTGTACGCGAGTGTCACAGTCACAAGTCACAAACAATCGGTGGCATTGCGACGCGACGGGACAAACCCTAATGATGCGGGGGTACATTCCTCGAAAAGCGAAACAAAAACTAAGAAGCTCTTTTTGCTCATGGAAAgcatattttgaaattttgattattaACCATTGAAGACTATCGTAGctgaaatttcattcacaagaggagaattaattttatttgaacatTATCGTCCCTCGATACCATCGCAATGTTATTCGTAACTTCTACAAACAGTAACTTTTCTGCTTTTCATCTAATAATATGCGGTCGAtcgaaagtaaaaatttacaCTCCCCAAGATCTGTAAAAATAGCTAGCCTATAAAAAAAcacgttttttttttggaaatgCGATGTTTATGTTTGGTTTATATATACATGGAAAGATTAGTAATTGCAAAAGATGTAAAAGTTTATCCCTCGTATCTGAATTGGTATAACCCATTTGATTCGTATTATGCGGTTTGTATAGCCCGTGTTATACAAATTCATTCGCTATATTTCCATTcttagttttattaaaaatctatcCATTTTTTCTCATGAAACGAAACGCAAAGATCTTAATGCAACTAGATTTGCAAGCGCGTCTAAAGAATCATGTAATCGCACACGATtgaaaaagatacaaagataCAAGGTACGATAATAAGTCACGCATGAAACGAGTCATTTTGTGCAATTAATTGATATAGATTTCCAGGAACCATAGTCTATGATACAAACATGTGTGACTCTAGCGAATTAGATAAGTGACGATTAACCACGTACTCGTGCGGTGTTGCGTTGTAGTCTTTGGTCGCGGGAGGGAAACGTCAAAACAACTCTTTGTTTACCGCAGACATAGTTTATCTATGGCCATAAGCTTCCCTCGCTTACCGTCACTACGTATATCGAGCAGAGAACATGGAATTTTCACAATTCCCTTTTTCAATTGGCTATCAATACGCCAAATAAGGAAAAGCTGTTCGAACAGACCCGAACGATCTCTAATGCATTTGGGACACGGTATTTCGAACAGCGATAATGGTAAATTTCAAAACAATGCATTCCCAGTAAAAATTGACAGCAGCTATCGACAAAGACGCACAGAAGCAAGAAAACTTACCGAACTCTGCGGGGAATTGGATATACTTGGAGACCGTTGCACGGTGACCAACGCCATGATAAGGACCTGCCACGTTGTTGAGATGTTGGAGACAACACTCACTGTCACTATGCACACACGTAAAAACGGTCGGATCGTTTGAACCACGGAAAAACGATCATTTTTCACGCACTTCTAACGGCATCACGCTCGCGGCAGCCATATTCGATACGGTCTAACGTAGCGGCCAATCTACGCATGCGTCTAGCCACGGCGTGCGCACACCCGCGAATTTCCTTATCATACAATGACGTCATAGTCATGGACTAcacattttcatttctttaaatataaagtatgaTAAACTTACctcgaaattataaaattaaaattataaataaacctAAATCCGTAGCTTCTCAAGAATCTGATTGCATTGAATgatattacttatttttaacatatacAGTATAAGcatgtaaaaattacaaacatcGAATGATCGTCTTTTCAAACCTTTCTtgtaatcatataattttgaattaatttatacttcatttcaatattattctcTTAAAAGTTATGAAACAAAGTATATTTATACGattctttattttccataCTTTCTATAACATTTCTTGTAACTActgacaaatttatatttgttacgtttacatttatttatggctataattatatttgagaaaagatatttctatatatatgcGTAGACTGgccgttatatattatatatataatccacatatttttataagatatcgacgattttgtataaaattttacaaaacattGTTATCGTCGCGCTCGCGTGTTCTGttactttgataaaattaattatgaacTGATTTGCGTATATGTAGCGTAAACTCGTGCGTTTAAGATGTTTCAAAAGTTTATCGATATTAGAAAGAGAGTTCAATATTGGATATGTCAGTTATCGATTATAAATCGAGAGGTCGAAACCGCATTGGAAACGTTTATGCGATATATGTCAAAGTTATACATAAAGATCGCAttacacgtaaaataaaaattgtgtatcttatatttcttatactaaAAGacagtattatatttatatttgttcaaAAATGTCGAAAATTTTTACACCAACAAATCAAATCAGATTAACCAACGTTGCCGTGGTTCGTATGAAAAAAGCAGGAAAGCGATTTGAAATTGCTTGTTATAGGAACAAGGTTATCTCATGGAGAAATAAACTGTAAGTCTTTATCAGATGATCAAATCTAAAACGTACGTTAGATTATTTGTATTGTACGTTCTTGTCATCTAACCTATACCTATATATTTTGTCCTTATAACATATCTTACTCACTTTTTATGTACACAgtacatattaaattttctatcaatCATAATAACAGAATTACATTTCAGAGAAAAAGACATCGATGAAGTTTTACAAACACATACagtatttataaacgtttcgAAAGGTCAAGTAGCAAAGAAAGAAGATCTTGTAAAAGCTTTTGGTACGGATGATCAGACAGAAATTTGTAAAGAGATTCTCACAAAAGGAGAACTTCAGGTTTCTGACAAAGAACGGCATTTGGCTTTAGATTCTATGTTTAAAGATATTGCCACAACTGTTGCTAACAAATGTATAAATCCAGAAACTAAACGTCCATATACAGTAACTATGATAGAAAAAGCCATGAAGGATGTACATTTTTCAGTAAAGCCAAACCGAAATGCAAAACAGCAAGCTTTGGATGTAATCCCTCAATTACAGACTATAATGCCATTAGAACGAGCTCAAATGAGACTCAGAGTTTCAGCCTCAGGTAAGGAGGCTAAAAAGATAAGAGATAAAATAGTAAAGTcaataacaaaattagaaaCAGAAGAATGGAATAACGGAATGTTAAATTTGATTTGTTTAATTGATCCTGGACATTACAGAGAGAT
This genomic window from Bombus fervidus isolate BK054 chromosome 5, iyBomFerv1, whole genome shotgun sequence contains:
- the Sbds gene encoding SBDS ribosome maturation factor, whose protein sequence is MSKIFTPTNQIRLTNVAVVRMKKAGKRFEIACYRNKVISWRNKLEKDIDEVLQTHTVFINVSKGQVAKKEDLVKAFGTDDQTEICKEILTKGELQVSDKERHLALDSMFKDIATTVANKCINPETKRPYTVTMIEKAMKDVHFSVKPNRNAKQQALDVIPQLQTIMPLERAQMRLRVSASGKEAKKIRDKIVKSITKLETEEWNNGMLNLICLIDPGHYREINELVTSETKGSGLLELLNLKEIVEGDEVLE